The following proteins come from a genomic window of Phosphitispora fastidiosa:
- a CDS encoding DEAD/DEAH box helicase — protein sequence MTRLKTQKIPELNACFLPKGFVIEDIPNQPADALSTWLGAFETDRYRALFHLGFLQKEKWFSPSIEYLHHIAEMLIKKLSQQSEIEFNRDAVQIDLLEDELYQLKEDLPFVIGMEYVNDDWIRTVWEALLNVFKLEIRNYDGTVARYFAEHNANINVVGRVFFHLVENMEEQYPFAFMATYSTKPVKSKRAVHTPLKNALAEFEGDEKKLLSLISTVIKAAEKSSFISELLESGELFSPLKLTAEEAYTVLKEIVIYEEAGIMCRVPDWWRKRNNSIRLSVAVGEKEPSKVGLDAIMDFLPSLNIGDEVIAEQELRAFLDMAEGLVQYKGKWVEVNKRKLEAVLQAFDKVKDLTKDEILSLGDAMRLELNMNQLLAVSTDEIDISVSNGQWLRRMKESLIYPAVNKKVSAVPSFHANLRVYQETGYHWLNLMSQLGFGACLADDMGLGKTVQMIAFLEYRRVHNGGPALLILPASLIGNWQKEIEKFAPEMPYQILHKSDLKSSEALQIREGKFLYITTYGMAVRLEALKTRQWECLILDEAQAIKNPGTKQTKAIKAIPAKMRIAMTGTPIENRLSDLWSIFDFLNQGLLGTTKEFTDFTKGLAENISGYAKLRKMIQPFILRRLKTDKSIIADLPDKLEINAYTTLSRKQIALYKQLIEQISKKLEKAEGIERKGLVLASIMKFKQICNHPDQYLGREEYKSEQSGKFEQLREICKTIYEKRERVLIFTQFREMTEPISDFLSGIFSKEGFVLHGGTPVKRRNEMVKEFNSEHYVPYMVLSLKAGGVGLNLTAANHVIHFDRWWNPAVENQATDRAFRIGQTKNVMVHKFVTKGTIEEKIDAMIQEKQKLSGDILSSSGEQWITEYNNEELMKMFALGGDV from the coding sequence ATGACACGACTAAAAACACAAAAAATACCAGAATTAAATGCCTGCTTTTTGCCGAAAGGCTTTGTGATCGAGGATATCCCAAATCAACCAGCGGATGCACTAAGTACATGGCTAGGGGCATTTGAAACTGACAGATACAGGGCCTTATTTCATCTTGGTTTTTTACAGAAGGAGAAATGGTTTTCACCTTCGATTGAATATCTCCATCATATTGCAGAAATGCTGATAAAAAAACTAAGCCAACAGTCAGAAATTGAATTTAACCGGGATGCCGTACAAATTGATTTGTTGGAAGATGAGCTATATCAGCTTAAGGAAGATCTCCCATTTGTCATTGGGATGGAATATGTTAACGATGATTGGATTCGAACGGTATGGGAAGCGTTATTGAATGTTTTCAAGTTGGAAATTAGGAATTATGACGGTACGGTTGCCAGGTATTTCGCCGAGCATAACGCTAATATCAATGTAGTCGGAAGGGTATTTTTTCACTTGGTTGAAAATATGGAAGAGCAGTATCCCTTTGCTTTTATGGCTACCTATTCAACAAAACCGGTGAAAAGCAAGCGCGCGGTACACACACCCCTGAAAAATGCATTAGCAGAATTTGAAGGGGACGAAAAGAAATTACTTTCGCTTATTTCAACGGTTATCAAGGCGGCCGAAAAGAGCAGCTTCATCTCGGAACTACTGGAAAGTGGTGAACTGTTCTCGCCTCTAAAGCTTACAGCAGAAGAGGCGTATACAGTTTTAAAGGAGATAGTGATTTATGAAGAAGCTGGGATTATGTGTCGAGTGCCAGATTGGTGGCGTAAAAGAAACAATTCCATCCGGCTGTCGGTTGCGGTGGGAGAAAAAGAGCCATCCAAGGTTGGCTTAGATGCCATTATGGATTTTTTACCTTCTCTAAATATTGGAGATGAGGTAATCGCAGAGCAGGAATTAAGAGCATTTTTGGACATGGCGGAGGGGCTGGTTCAATATAAGGGAAAATGGGTTGAAGTTAATAAAAGAAAATTGGAAGCTGTGCTTCAGGCCTTTGACAAGGTAAAGGACCTAACAAAAGATGAAATCTTGTCTCTTGGAGATGCCATGAGACTGGAATTAAATATGAATCAGCTATTGGCTGTCTCAACGGATGAGATTGATATATCAGTTTCTAACGGTCAATGGCTCAGAAGGATGAAGGAAAGTCTGATTTATCCCGCTGTAAATAAAAAAGTCAGCGCTGTGCCTTCATTTCATGCAAATTTACGGGTATATCAGGAAACTGGATATCATTGGCTCAATCTGATGTCCCAATTGGGATTTGGCGCCTGCTTGGCAGATGACATGGGACTGGGCAAAACGGTTCAGATGATTGCCTTTTTAGAATATCGCAGAGTCCATAATGGTGGACCGGCGCTTCTTATTCTGCCAGCCTCCCTGATTGGAAACTGGCAGAAGGAAATCGAAAAATTCGCTCCCGAAATGCCTTATCAGATACTGCATAAAAGTGATTTGAAAAGCTCAGAAGCGCTTCAGATCAGGGAGGGGAAATTTTTATATATTACCACTTATGGTATGGCGGTCAGGTTAGAAGCGCTAAAAACCAGACAATGGGAATGTTTGATTTTGGATGAAGCACAAGCCATCAAGAATCCGGGAACCAAGCAGACAAAAGCCATCAAAGCAATCCCCGCTAAAATGCGAATTGCAATGACTGGAACACCGATTGAAAACCGATTAAGTGACCTATGGTCAATATTCGATTTTCTTAATCAGGGGCTGCTGGGAACAACCAAAGAATTTACTGACTTTACGAAGGGGCTTGCTGAAAACATAAGCGGATATGCCAAGTTACGCAAGATGATCCAACCCTTCATATTGAGAAGGCTGAAAACCGATAAAAGTATCATCGCGGACCTGCCGGATAAACTTGAAATTAACGCTTATACTACCTTGTCCAGGAAACAAATTGCCCTTTATAAGCAGCTAATTGAACAGATTTCAAAAAAATTGGAAAAGGCTGAAGGGATTGAGCGAAAGGGGCTTGTCTTAGCCAGCATTATGAAATTCAAGCAAATCTGTAATCACCCGGATCAATATCTGGGCAGAGAAGAATATAAATCAGAACAAAGCGGCAAGTTTGAACAATTGAGAGAAATATGTAAAACGATATACGAGAAAAGAGAACGAGTTCTTATTTTCACCCAATTTAGGGAGATGACTGAACCAATTTCGGATTTTTTAAGTGGCATATTTTCCAAAGAGGGATTCGTGCTTCACGGTGGGACGCCTGTGAAAAGGCGAAATGAAATGGTGAAAGAGTTTAATAGTGAGCATTATGTACCTTATATGGTGCTCTCTCTTAAGGCGGGCGGTGTTGGACTTAATCTGACAGCGGCCAATCATGTCATTCATTTTGACAGATGGTGGAATCCGGCTGTTGAAAACCAGGCCACAGACCGGGCTTTCCGTATTGGCCAGACAAAGAATGTCATGGTGCACAAGTTTGTTACAAAAGGCACCATAGAAGAAAAGATAGATGCTATGATTCAAGAAAAACAGAAATTATCAGGAGATATCTTAAGCTCCAGTGGAGAACAGTGGATCACAGAATACAATAATGAAGAATTGATGAAAATGTTTGCTTTGGGAGGTGACGTATAA
- a CDS encoding phenylacetate--CoA ligase family protein — protein sequence MQEIHENLFLSPEKLKILQLERFNQALYRCRSAELYRRKHSGCPLQINTLEEIVQFPVTTKEELRQSAPLGTLAVSPEQVVEYHESFGTTGEPISVWLTAADFARWTQQIEYCAIDFSPGDTVLVRFPYAISDPAHIVQSAAKKRGACVVPVSSRTVVSPHTRVIKLLHKLKATVIGCLPLEAILLAETAKLMGYDPARDFPHLRGFCVAGEMLTDSRKALIEKLWNARVYNMYGTTENGNIAADCSAGRLHAAEDHFLLEVLHPVTNKPVPPGERGILAVTTLTLEACPLVRYVTGDIVTLTPSGSCSCGRTGQILQHLGRYSDRLEINGTTIIPGDLQEAVLQTPDDLIGSLWMIGVTGSGLVIRAESEHPGADTASARAFLSGKLKIPVKLELVPIGEMFDRNKLLEVSPVIKPKYVANWTAENHYPRTLGQLLSGYHTF from the coding sequence ATGCAAGAAATTCATGAAAACCTGTTTCTCAGTCCGGAGAAATTAAAAATACTGCAATTGGAGCGTTTCAACCAAGCCCTGTACAGGTGCCGCAGTGCAGAGCTGTATCGCCGGAAACACAGCGGCTGCCCGTTACAAATCAATACCCTTGAAGAAATTGTGCAGTTTCCCGTTACCACCAAGGAAGAACTGCGCCAAAGCGCTCCCCTGGGGACTTTGGCGGTATCCCCGGAGCAGGTGGTTGAGTATCACGAGTCTTTTGGGACAACCGGAGAGCCGATTTCCGTTTGGCTGACAGCTGCTGATTTTGCCCGGTGGACCCAGCAGATTGAGTACTGTGCCATTGATTTTAGCCCTGGGGACACGGTACTGGTCCGCTTCCCTTATGCCATATCTGACCCGGCACATATTGTCCAGTCTGCTGCCAAAAAACGCGGGGCATGTGTCGTTCCCGTCAGCAGCCGTACGGTTGTCAGCCCACACACCAGGGTAATCAAACTTCTGCATAAACTGAAGGCCACAGTTATTGGCTGCCTGCCCCTGGAGGCCATACTGCTGGCTGAAACTGCCAAACTCATGGGATATGACCCCGCCAGGGATTTCCCCCATCTCCGGGGTTTCTGTGTGGCCGGTGAAATGCTGACAGATTCCCGGAAAGCGCTGATCGAGAAACTCTGGAATGCCAGGGTCTATAATATGTATGGGACAACCGAAAACGGCAACATTGCGGCCGATTGTTCCGCAGGCCGGCTTCATGCTGCCGAAGACCACTTTCTGCTGGAGGTTTTGCATCCAGTAACAAATAAACCCGTCCCTCCCGGGGAACGAGGCATTTTGGCTGTGACCACCCTGACCCTGGAAGCCTGTCCCCTGGTACGTTATGTGACCGGAGATATCGTCACCCTAACCCCCTCCGGTTCCTGTTCCTGCGGCCGCACCGGTCAAATTTTGCAGCACCTGGGACGTTACAGTGACAGGCTGGAAATTAACGGCACCACAATAATACCGGGAGATTTACAGGAAGCTGTCCTGCAAACTCCGGATGACCTTATTGGTTCACTGTGGATGATAGGGGTTACCGGCAGCGGTTTGGTAATCAGGGCCGAAAGTGAGCACCCGGGCGCTGATACCGCTTCCGCCCGGGCCTTTTTGTCCGGCAAATTGAAGATACCGGTAAAACTTGAACTCGTACCTATTGGGGAGATGTTTGACCGGAATAAGCTCTTAGAAGTGTCACCAGTCATCAAGCCGAAATATGTGGCCAATTGGACGGCCGAAAACCATTATCCCAGAACACTGGGCCAGCTGCTCAGCGGATACCATACTTTTTAG
- a CDS encoding CPBP family glutamic-type intramembrane protease, translating into MQFFQWQPAKETFVAVTAGLVIIFLSVLMLPFSPDSWIRIVIHDIGMVGLAGILFPLLYIQRSGRSFAEFGLTLHRWQVFTPINLILGLFLLGIFVYWVPPEGFRFDPDTALTMLLILCTGVFEVIFFYGFLRTLFEQAFGLIPAVLLTAGFYSFHHIGFQPEFLLLFFVGLMYALVYRAGSSVLLIYPFFWGVGASYNVLIQSGEVAAIMYPEIRLMYLSVFVILIPVWVWLKSRKYNLNG; encoded by the coding sequence ATGCAATTCTTTCAATGGCAGCCTGCAAAGGAAACCTTTGTTGCTGTCACGGCTGGGCTCGTGATTATTTTTTTGTCTGTATTGATGCTTCCTTTCAGCCCCGATAGCTGGATTCGTATTGTGATTCACGATATTGGCATGGTCGGTCTGGCCGGAATCCTGTTTCCCCTGTTATACATACAAAGGTCAGGCCGCAGCTTTGCTGAATTTGGCCTGACTCTTCACAGATGGCAGGTATTTACACCCATCAACCTCATTCTCGGTCTGTTTCTGCTGGGCATATTTGTATATTGGGTGCCGCCTGAGGGTTTCCGATTTGACCCTGATACGGCGCTGACAATGCTGTTAATATTGTGTACCGGGGTTTTTGAAGTAATCTTCTTTTACGGTTTTTTGCGAACCCTGTTTGAACAGGCCTTTGGATTAATTCCTGCAGTATTATTAACCGCCGGGTTTTATTCTTTCCACCACATTGGTTTCCAGCCCGAATTCCTGCTCCTCTTCTTTGTCGGCCTAATGTATGCTTTGGTTTACCGGGCGGGCAGCAGTGTATTGCTGATATATCCATTCTTTTGGGGGGTTGGCGCATCATATAATGTTTTAATCCAGTCCGGGGAAGTAGCAGCTATTATGTATCCTGAGATTCGCTTAATGTACTTATCCGTATTTGTCATATTGATTCCTGTATGGGTATGGCTTAAGTCACGAAAATACAACCTAAATGGCTAA